One genomic segment of Brachyhypopomus gauderio isolate BG-103 chromosome 19, BGAUD_0.2, whole genome shotgun sequence includes these proteins:
- the plpp2a gene encoding phospholipid phosphatase 2, whose amino-acid sequence MMELRKKKIFILVDVVCVFVAAMPYMILTIMFKPYQRGIYCDDETIRYPYKSDTISHGMMAAVTISCSIIIITSGEAYLVYTKRLYSNSGFNHYAAALYKVVGTFMFGACVSQSLTDMAKFTIGRPRPNFMAVCAPAVCNGYMLQINCTGQPRNVTESRLSFYSGHSSFGMYCMLFLALYVHARMAFKWARLLRPTIQFFLVAFAIYVGYTRVSDYKHHWSDVLVGLLQGALIAILNVRYVSDFFKDRPPLCQEGGAVECEQRECKPRLQVAEAQRSNHYNFPGTV is encoded by the exons CCGCAATGCCGTACATGATCTTGACGATCATGTTCAAGCCGTACCAGCGTGGTATCTACTGTGACGACGAGACCATCCGGTACCCGTACAAGTCCGACACCATCTCTCATGGCATGATGGCTGCTGTCACCATCTCCTGCTCCATCATCATC ATTACCTCAGGAGAAGCATACCTGGTCTACACCAAGCGCCTCTACTCGAACTCTGGGTTTAACCATTACGCTGCCGCACTCTACAAAGTTGTTGGGACCTTTATGTTTGGCGCCTGCGTGAGCCAGTCCCTGACGGACATGGCTAAGTTCACCATCGGTCGTCCTCGTCCCAATTTCATGGCGGTGTGCGCTCCGGCCGTGTGCAACGGCTACATGCTACAGATCAACTGTACAGGACAACCACGCAACGTCACCGAATCCAG GTTGTCATTCTACTCCGGCCACTCTTCCTTCGGGATGTACTGTATGCTGTTCCTGGCG TTATATGTGCATGCGCGCATGGCATTCAAGTGGGCACGTCTCCTCCGTCCCACAATCCAGTTCTTCTTGGTGGCCTTTGCGATTTACGTGGGCTACACGCGCGTTTCTGACTACAAACACCACTGGAGTGACGTACTTGTGGGCCTCCTCCAGGGGGCGCTCATTGCCATCCTTAAT GTGCGCTACGTCTCCGACTTCTTCAAGGATCGTCCCCCGCTCTGCCAGGAAGGTGGCGCTGTGGAGTGCGAGCAGAGGGAGTGCAAGCCTAGGCTACAGGTGGCAGAGGCACAGAGGAGTAACCATTACAACTTCCCCGGGACAGTATGA